One Trichoderma atroviride chromosome 7, complete sequence DNA segment encodes these proteins:
- a CDS encoding uncharacterized protein (antiSMASH:Cluster_7.3), translating to MDHQEYMNWANQQPIELFPGVVLPISMITAPITEEEMDFLNAKMAEFAPLNAQIIDEPRWYLSGVHRSRIDLKGIASESYQCSDGYWRILEGDQLESARRRTTNLQAPTRAAIPRPAALQTPVHQTAALQTPVHQTAALQTPVVRATAHDAPVANGQFGNAFSQTAHFQ from the coding sequence ATGGACCACCAAGAGTACATGAATTGGGCAAATCAACAGCCTATCGAGCTCTTTCCCGGTGTTGTACTCCCCATTTCTATGATCACCGCTCCGATtaccgaggaggagatggattTCCTGAACGCTAAGATGGCCGAGTTTGCGCCGCTCAACGCGCAGATCATCGATGAACCCCGATGGTATCTTAGCGGCGTGCACCGATCCAGGATCGACCTCAAGGGCATCGCATCTGAGTCTTATCAGTGCTCTGACGGTTACTGGCGTATACTGGAAGGGGATCAGTTGGAAAGTGCTAGGAGACGAACTACGAACCTCCAAGCCCCTACTAGGGCTGCCATTCCCCGGCCTGCGGCCCTTCAGACTCCTGTCCATCAAACTGCAGCTCTTCAGACTCCTGTCCATCAAACTGCAGCCCTTCAGACTCCAGTTGTACGAGCTACGGCCCACGACGCTCCAGTTGCCAATGGACAGTTTGGTAATGCGTTCTCGCAGACGGCGCACTTTCAATGA
- a CDS encoding uncharacterized protein (antiSMASH:Cluster_7.3) codes for MNEFLVQMSYQSNNLPTNPGGFNPENILHTPAGPSHGRRRMTFDDLAAPFSQEEINSFHARLAETARACINSLGPHPAEMTP; via the coding sequence ATGAACGAATTTCTGGTCCAAATGTCCTATCAATCCAACAACTTGCCTACAAATCCGGGGGGATTTAACCCGGAGAACATACTCCACACACCTGCTGGTCCTTCTCATGGCCGCCGCAGGATGACATTCGACGACCTGGCCGCTCCATTCTCCCAAGAGGAGATCAACTCCTTCCACGCGAGACTTGCCGAGACTGCTCGCGCATGTATCAACTCGTTGGGTCCACATCCTGCCGAAATGACCCCATAA
- a CDS encoding uncharacterized protein (EggNog:ENOG41~antiSMASH:Cluster_7.3), producing MSSQPPSLAAAAMPVVATASASASASASSTSPQLPSPSSSSSPHSSSSSSDTVTCAPSASSPSPGTASAHDSHHRAKALERLVLNGAIDLAADSNLGHRPPPSLLAEEQHSTSSLPAFSVPEAFSSTADPDTAMIFSDFYKGRRSPLSRLRGQSPHSSANSPPWLVPEYIDLFSKDKYRQKDTIKKYLAAKVKNNWNFEWSPPRKTKSKATENPSGADEEKNPSAKESEPEAIRVDSAKDIRDDASDDADADADAEAHVDSSALSDNASDHEDVDADNNDDDTDSIYSIVSEDAAVNYRPRMDWYSDLSEDEAAITSVIEGADSAARTSALEKKAQRRRAAREEMTWNEGLACFQARRDAWTGAKVARVRSKPVVSPPVSPRSRRFFFRRSISGSPPSLSLIKSNSLADSRSGTASDASSLVKDDKDLSKQGSKDTDQISNRLLPVETLLPIPHPILPPTNGFRASITPAIYLSLYDKVILNSLQPSCPINLSDMIRSCVMGWKRDGEWPPKPSAPEPGVAAGRRKKAKMASGTAGSSIGVTARRLSLGLIGRDKDENGLGIRKSLQKALGLGPSPANPQH from the exons ATGTCGTCGCAGCCGCCGTcgctggcagcagcggcgatgCCTGTCGTCGCCACAgcgtctgcctctgcctctgcctctgcttcttctacttcacCGCAgctgccatcgccgtcgtcgtcctcttctccgcattcttcgtcctcgtccagcGATACCGTCACCTGCGCGCCCTCTGCGTCTTCGCCCTCGCCTGGCACCGCCTCGGCACACGACAGTCACCACCGCGCAAAGGCCCTAGAGCGGCTAGTTCTCAACG GCGCTATAGATCTTGCTGCCGATTCAAATCTCGGCCACCGGCCACCACCATCTTTATTAGCTGAAGAACAGCACTCCACCTCTTCACTGCCAGCTTTTTCAGTCCCAGAAGCATTTTCCTCTACGGCAGATCCTGACACTGCCATGATCTTCTCAGACTTCTACAAAGGGCGGCGGTCACCTTTATCTCGGCTTCGTGGGCAGAGTCCCCACTCCTCGGCAAATTCACCGCCTTGGCTTGTTCCTGAATACATAGACCTGTTTAGCAAAGACAAGTACAGGCAAAAGGATACCATTAAGAAATATCTGGCTGCCAAGGTGAAGAATAATTGGAACTTTGAATGGTCACCGCCCCGCAAGACCAAATCCAAGGCCACCGAAAACCCCAGTGGCGCAGACGAGGAAAAGAACCCCTCTGCCAAAGAGTCCGAACCGGAAGCAATTAGGGTTGATTCTGCCAAAGACATACGAGATGACGCTTccgatgatgccgatgccgacgccgacgccgaagCCCACGTTGACAGCAGTGCATTGAGCGACAATGCCTCAGATCACGAGGACGTGGATGCAGAtaacaacgacgacgacaccgaCTCCATCTACAGCATCGTCTCTGAAGATGCCGCCGTAAACTACCGTCCCCGTATGGACTGGTATTCTGACCTTTCTGAAGACGAAGCTGCCATTACTTCGGTCATTGAGGGCGCCGATAGTGCAGCCAGGACTTCGgccttggagaagaaagcacAGCGCCGGAGGGCTGCCCGAGAGGAAATGACTTGGAACGAGGGTCTGGCGTGCTTCCAGGCGCGGCGGGATGCTTGGACCGGTGCAAAGGTGGCTCGAGTCCGTAGCAAACCCGTCGTTTCGCCGCCAGTATCTCCTCGCTCTcgccgcttcttcttccgccgTTCCATATCCGGGTCGCCGCCTTCATTATCTTTGATCAAGTCGAATTCTCTCGCCGATAGCCGCTCAGGCACTGCATCCGACGCGTCTTCGCTCGTCAAAGACGACAAGGACCTCAGCAAGCAAGGTTCCAAAGATACCGACCAAATTTCCAATCGCCTACTACCTGTCGAGACGCTTCTTCCTATCCCTCACCCGATCCTCCCGCCTACCAACGGCTTCAGAGCGTCCATCACACCGGCGATTTACCTCAGCCTCTACGACAAGGTTATTCTTAATAGTCTGCAACCATCGTGCCCCATCAACTTATCCGACATGATTCGCTCTTGCGTTATGGGGTGGAAGCGCGATGGGGAGTGGCCTCCCAAACCATCGGCTCCCGAACCTGGAGTTGCTGCAGGACGGCGTAAGAAagccaagatggcatcgGGCACTGCGGGAAGTTCCATTGGCGTTACCGCTCGCAGATTGAGTCTCGGCCTGATAGGACGTGACAAGGATGAGAATGGTTTAGGCATTCGCAAGAGTCTTCAGAAGGCTCTTGGTTTGGGACCATCACCGGCAAATCCACAGCATTGA